Proteins encoded by one window of Blautia faecicola:
- a CDS encoding fibronectin type III domain-containing protein, whose product MKKKWMSGTLALLLAGTTVASMMPAVPVQAAGTDGTGTTYYVDSKGGNDNNDGTSESKAFQTLDKVNELDLEPGDTVLLKKGSVFEDQALVFTKEDSGSAEAPVKVSTYGEGNRPQINTNGHGQWELNYGNPLDNQNHKWKGTVSSSILIEDTEYIEIDGLELTNDRKSTTDTEKDKAYNDAYAMDRTGVAGVAKDNGTVDHIVLNDLYIHDVTGNVYNKHMTNGGIYFIVEKPTDESATGIAKYNDVQIKNCSLDTVNRWGIAVGYTYQWSKFTTASLSDDVMAKYGSSNVVIENNYLNHVGGDAITTMYLDRPLVQYNVSENAAEQINTTDYSQQQPRLDANGNETGKQGVGAGRVAAGIWPWKCKNAIFQYNECFATLNASNGNGDGQPWDADYGDGTNYQYNYSHGNTASTIMFCGWESINNTFRYNISQNEDMGPLDPAGNSGNCQVYNNTFYIKEGINTIWHYTHGNGGPVTIENNIFYFEGSTPATVSNWNISGNKTYSNNLYYNVSSYPNDEAAVKVDAGTDVLVDAGSGPSAAAADKQARRHEDPTASTVFDGYKLAENSPAINAGKVIVDKNGYTIDHDFFGHAITAVPEIGAAESDAVTALVLRSNVYTISGTKVSDLPKNTTVAEFLKNVIVDVGVKVTIKNGETVLGDSDIVKGGATIVLSYEGMEDVIYTVIASSDKELKDSYYEVKGTTMNVPYTDKNPTTVKEMKNNITVADTATVSVLNGGTELADKDAVAAGMTLRITAEDGTTNDYTIGQKNTYNWTLDYVNGQQGNVWFGQMKNGTGSWANMTEVDRDGWPNWCVNTYYGPGIDGQQGTVSTTDTTVHGLLSAPPNTSITTAMAYRVPKSGTVSFNIKDDEPYLRQNGNSGGTVTLSLLLNDTELQSVTLTNSRVQATDWKSFDGIEVSQGDVIRVTTKSNSNPTKPSVHVTPIISYVDKAAADTEAPTAPAAVTATDVTETTAKVTWDEASDNVGVVGYNVYVNENKVNDELVTGTEYDLTGLAEETEYTVTVTAVDAAGNESARSEAATFTTEKAKDMEAPTVPSGVTVTDITETRATVSWEASTDNVEVAGYNVYVNDTKVNAVPVTGTTYDLTGLTEETEYTVMVTAVDTSENESVRSEAATFTTLKTEDPKDTEAPTVPANVRTSDVTETTAKVAWDEASDNVGVVGYNVYVNETKVNEELVTGTEYDLTGLTEETEYTVTVTAVDAEKNESVRSEAVTFTTLKTEEPADTEAPTVPANVKASEITYTKATIAWEASTDNVEVAGYNVYVKGTKVNASLVADPTYDLTGLTEGTEYTVTVTAVDAAGNESEPSEAVTFTTEKETVDPDPNPEPIVVDKTALKENVAKADTALAATDKYTEDSLKKLQDVYKQYAGVLNAEDATQEQVNEANKAIKEALSALEEKKADDSKKDDEKKDDTKKDNNQTTTPSDTSKNNNSTTTKGNSTGTGRTNTGSTGVGSTKTGTSTTAVKTGDTTNVAGWGFALAASAIAAAAGVAGKRKKED is encoded by the coding sequence ATGAAGAAAAAATGGATGAGCGGAACGCTGGCTCTTCTGCTTGCAGGAACAACAGTTGCATCAATGATGCCGGCAGTTCCTGTTCAGGCAGCGGGAACAGACGGTACAGGAACAACGTATTACGTTGATTCCAAAGGCGGAAATGACAACAATGACGGAACATCAGAGAGCAAGGCGTTTCAGACACTGGATAAAGTGAATGAACTGGATCTGGAACCGGGTGATACGGTACTCCTGAAAAAGGGATCGGTATTTGAAGATCAGGCACTTGTCTTTACAAAAGAGGACAGTGGTAGTGCAGAAGCACCGGTAAAAGTATCCACATACGGAGAAGGAAATAGACCACAGATCAACACCAATGGTCACGGTCAGTGGGAACTGAACTACGGAAACCCGCTGGATAACCAGAACCACAAATGGAAAGGTACCGTATCTTCCAGTATTTTAATTGAAGATACCGAGTATATCGAGATCGACGGTCTGGAACTGACCAATGACAGAAAGAGTACCACCGATACCGAAAAAGACAAAGCATATAACGATGCGTATGCGATGGACAGAACCGGTGTTGCCGGCGTTGCGAAAGACAACGGAACGGTAGATCACATCGTGTTGAATGATTTGTATATCCATGATGTGACAGGTAACGTTTATAACAAACATATGACAAACGGAGGTATTTACTTCATCGTTGAAAAACCAACCGATGAGAGTGCAACCGGAATTGCAAAATACAATGATGTGCAGATCAAGAACTGTTCCCTTGATACGGTAAACCGTTGGGGAATTGCCGTTGGATACACCTATCAGTGGAGCAAATTTACAACCGCTTCCCTGTCAGATGATGTCATGGCAAAATACGGTTCCTCCAACGTGGTTATCGAGAACAACTATCTGAACCATGTGGGTGGAGATGCGATCACAACGATGTACCTTGACAGACCGCTGGTTCAGTATAATGTATCAGAGAATGCAGCGGAGCAGATCAATACCACAGATTACTCCCAGCAGCAGCCGAGACTGGATGCAAATGGCAACGAAACCGGCAAACAGGGTGTTGGGGCAGGACGAGTAGCAGCAGGTATCTGGCCATGGAAATGTAAAAATGCAATTTTCCAGTACAACGAATGTTTTGCAACACTGAATGCTTCCAATGGTAATGGAGACGGACAGCCGTGGGATGCGGATTATGGTGATGGAACAAACTATCAGTACAACTACAGCCATGGAAATACAGCAAGTACCATTATGTTCTGTGGCTGGGAGTCCATTAACAACACATTCCGTTACAATATCAGCCAGAATGAAGATATGGGACCTCTGGATCCGGCGGGCAACTCCGGAAACTGCCAGGTTTACAACAATACATTCTATATCAAAGAAGGTATCAATACCATCTGGCACTACACACACGGCAATGGCGGTCCGGTTACCATTGAAAATAATATTTTCTATTTTGAGGGCAGCACACCGGCTACTGTAAGCAACTGGAATATCAGTGGAAACAAGACTTACAGCAATAACTTATACTACAATGTAAGCTCTTATCCGAACGATGAGGCAGCAGTGAAAGTAGATGCAGGAACGGATGTACTTGTGGATGCAGGATCAGGTCCAAGCGCAGCAGCTGCCGACAAACAGGCAAGACGTCACGAAGATCCAACCGCTTCTACCGTATTTGACGGATACAAACTGGCGGAGAATTCTCCGGCTATCAATGCAGGTAAAGTGATCGTTGACAAGAACGGTTATACGATCGATCATGACTTCTTTGGTCATGCCATCACAGCAGTACCGGAAATCGGAGCAGCAGAAAGCGATGCAGTGACAGCACTTGTGCTGAGATCCAATGTATATACAATCTCCGGAACAAAAGTAAGTGACCTTCCGAAAAATACAACCGTAGCAGAATTCCTGAAGAATGTTATTGTTGATGTAGGAGTTAAGGTTACCATTAAGAATGGCGAGACTGTTCTTGGTGATTCCGATATTGTAAAAGGAGGAGCAACGATTGTTCTTTCTTATGAAGGTATGGAAGATGTTATTTATACAGTAATTGCAAGCTCTGACAAAGAACTGAAAGACAGTTACTATGAAGTAAAGGGAACAACCATGAACGTTCCTTATACCGATAAAAATCCGACAACTGTAAAGGAAATGAAAAACAATATCACAGTAGCGGATACCGCAACCGTTTCTGTACTCAATGGTGGAACAGAACTGGCAGATAAGGATGCAGTAGCAGCCGGAATGACACTTCGCATCACTGCGGAAGACGGAACAACCAACGATTATACCATCGGACAGAAAAATACATATAACTGGACTCTGGACTATGTGAACGGACAGCAGGGAAATGTGTGGTTTGGTCAGATGAAGAACGGAACCGGCAGCTGGGCAAATATGACAGAGGTCGACAGAGACGGATGGCCAAACTGGTGTGTAAATACCTATTATGGTCCTGGTATTGATGGACAACAGGGTACTGTGTCAACGACTGACACAACTGTACACGGATTACTTTCCGCACCGCCGAATACAAGTATCACAACCGCAATGGCATACAGAGTACCGAAGAGCGGAACAGTATCTTTCAATATAAAAGATGATGAGCCATATCTTCGTCAGAATGGAAACTCAGGTGGAACGGTTACCTTAAGTCTTCTGTTAAACGATACCGAATTACAGAGTGTAACACTTACAAACAGCCGGGTACAGGCAACAGACTGGAAGAGCTTTGATGGAATCGAAGTTAGCCAGGGTGATGTGATCCGCGTGACAACAAAGAGCAACAGCAATCCAACCAAACCATCTGTTCATGTAACTCCGATTATCAGTTATGTAGATAAAGCTGCAGCAGACACCGAAGCACCGACAGCTCCGGCAGCAGTAACAGCTACAGATGTTACCGAGACAACAGCAAAAGTTACATGGGATGAAGCAAGTGACAATGTAGGTGTTGTTGGATACAACGTATATGTAAATGAAAACAAAGTAAATGATGAACTGGTAACCGGAACCGAGTATGATCTGACCGGACTTGCTGAAGAAACTGAGTATACCGTAACGGTAACAGCAGTGGATGCAGCCGGAAATGAATCTGCAAGATCCGAGGCAGCAACCTTTACAACAGAAAAAGCAAAAGATATGGAAGCACCGACCGTACCGTCTGGTGTAACCGTAACAGACATTACCGAGACAAGAGCAACCGTTAGCTGGGAAGCATCTACCGATAATGTAGAAGTGGCCGGATACAATGTATATGTAAACGATACAAAAGTAAATGCAGTACCTGTAACCGGAACAACCTATGATCTGACCGGACTTACCGAAGAAACAGAGTACACCGTAATGGTAACAGCTGTAGATACATCGGAAAATGAATCTGTAAGATCCGAGGCAGCAACCTTTACAACATTGAAAACGGAAGATCCGAAGGATACCGAGGCACCGACAGTACCTGCAAATGTAAGAACTTCTGATGTTACCGAGACAACAGCAAAAGTTGCATGGGATGAAGCAAGTGACAATGTAGGCGTTGTTGGATACAACGTATATGTAAACGAAACAAAGGTAAATGAAGAACTGGTAACCGGAACCGAGTATGATCTGACCGGACTTACTGAGGAAACCGAATATACGGTGACCGTAACAGCAGTAGATGCAGAGAAAAATGAGTCCGTAAGATCCGAAGCAGTGACATTTACAACACTGAAAACAGAGGAACCGGCGGACACCGAAGCACCGACCGTACCAGCCAATGTAAAAGCATCTGAAATTACTTATACAAAAGCAACGATCGCCTGGGAAGCATCTACCGACAATGTAGAAGTAGCCGGATATAATGTATATGTAAAAGGTACAAAAGTAAATGCATCCCTGGTAGCAGATCCTACCTATGATCTGACCGGACTTACCGAAGGAACCGAATACACCGTAACCGTGACAGCAGTAGATGCAGCCGGAAATGAGTCTGAACCATCAGAAGCCGTTACCTTTACAACAGAAAAAGAAACCGTAGATCCGGATCCGAATCCGGAACCAATTGTTGTAGATAAGACAGCACTGAAAGAGAACGTAGCAAAAGCAGATACCGCACTGGCAGCAACAGACAAGTACACAGAGGATTCTCTGAAGAAACTGCAGGATGTTTATAAACAGTATGCAGGTGTGCTGAATGCGGAAGATGCTACACAGGAGCAGGTAAATGAGGCAAATAAAGCCATCAAAGAAGCTCTGAGTGCTCTTGAAGAAAAGAAAGCAGACGACAGCAAGAAAGATGATGAAAAGAAGGATGATACAAAGAAAGATAACAATCAGACTACGACTCCTTCCGATACATCCAAGAACAATAATAGCACGACAACAAAAGGAAACAGCACAGGTACAGGCCGTACAAATACAGGCAGTACAGGTGTGGGCAGCACAAAGACAGGCACTTCCACAACAGCTGTGAAAACAGGAGATACAACAAATGTAGCAGGTTGGGGATTTGCACTGGCAGCATCCGCAATTGCAGCGGCAGCCGGTGTTGCAGGAAAACGGAAAAAAGAAGACTAA
- a CDS encoding GNAT family N-acetyltransferase yields the protein MIRKMQNIDINRVADIWLKTNLKVHDFISEQYWTSNYELVKEIMSQAEVYVYEDDKMIQGFVGLSNEYMEGIFVSNEMQSCGIGKLLLDYIKNKKVRLRLNVYQKNARALSFYQREGFDIQSEGLLLEEI from the coding sequence ATGATCAGAAAGATGCAGAACATAGATATTAATAGAGTTGCTGATATATGGTTAAAGACTAATTTGAAAGTACATGATTTTATTTCTGAGCAATATTGGACAAGTAATTATGAATTAGTGAAAGAAATAATGTCACAAGCGGAAGTCTATGTGTATGAAGATGATAAAATGATTCAGGGATTTGTAGGACTAAGTAACGAATACATGGAAGGGATTTTTGTTTCTAATGAGATGCAGTCATGTGGTATAGGTAAACTTTTATTAGACTATATCAAGAATAAAAAAGTTAGATTACGATTAAACGTATACCAGAAGAATGCCAGAGCCCTCTCTTTTTATCAAAGAGAAGGGTTCGATATTCAATCTGAAGGTTTGCTATTGGAAGAAATATAA
- a CDS encoding helix-turn-helix domain-containing protein — MGKQSTRENKTIYQLCREAAGLTRAEASEKMDAVSDSKIEKFEYETQEPTPYDILQMADAYKRPDLCNYYCSHKCEIGHRYVPEIEVTDLSNIILETIASLNEINPLTGRLIQIARDGKISDDEMKDFAYISKKLDEVSLAIDSLNLWVDKTAGEQGLNLDLLNAEKEKLK; from the coding sequence ATGGGTAAGCAATCCACCAGGGAAAACAAAACAATTTACCAGCTTTGCCGAGAAGCGGCAGGACTTACAAGAGCAGAGGCCAGTGAAAAGATGGATGCTGTCTCTGATTCAAAAATTGAAAAATTCGAATATGAAACACAAGAACCTACGCCTTATGATATCCTCCAGATGGCAGATGCCTATAAAAGACCGGATCTTTGCAATTATTATTGCTCTCACAAATGCGAAATCGGCCATCGTTATGTTCCGGAAATAGAAGTGACCGATCTGTCCAATATCATTTTGGAGACAATTGCCAGTCTGAATGAAATCAATCCTCTTACCGGTCGTCTGATCCAGATTGCCCGTGACGGTAAGATCAGCGATGATGAAATGAAAGATTTTGCTTATATCAGTAAAAAACTTGATGAAGTCTCTTTAGCCATAGACTCTTTGAATCTTTGGGTAGATAAGACAGCCGGAGAACAGGGGCTTAATCTTGATCTCTTAAATGCCGAGAAAGAAAAATTAAAATAA
- a CDS encoding AIM24 family protein encodes MRIENLQNENRKFAKSIGNFHVLEYVQDASVSPMNAMNEYFMSKMGVRRRQVVIDIDKDHSAIIQAGAMQWMGGNVRATSGVKGIGDFLGKAIKGAVTKETAVKPEYVGEGCLVLEPTYKYIILADIGKWGPAGMTIEDGMFLACDANVKSKVVARKNLSSAVLGGEGLFNLSLQGNGVAALESNVPEDELIEVLLENDELKIDGNLAVCWSSNLEFTVERSTKTLVGSAVSGEGLVNVYRGTGRVLMCPVAPTTSLFESTNTMAAKAAAKSSNTFGK; translated from the coding sequence ATGAGAATTGAAAACTTACAAAATGAAAACAGAAAATTTGCGAAAAGTATCGGAAACTTCCATGTACTTGAATATGTACAGGATGCCAGTGTATCACCAATGAACGCAATGAACGAATATTTCATGAGCAAAATGGGGGTCAGGAGAAGACAAGTTGTTATTGATATTGATAAAGACCATTCTGCTATTATCCAGGCCGGTGCCATGCAATGGATGGGCGGAAATGTACGAGCTACATCTGGTGTAAAAGGCATCGGAGATTTCCTTGGAAAAGCAATCAAAGGTGCCGTTACAAAAGAAACCGCAGTTAAACCGGAATATGTTGGTGAAGGCTGCCTGGTATTAGAACCGACATACAAGTATATTATCCTTGCAGACATCGGCAAATGGGGCCCGGCCGGAATGACAATTGAAGATGGCATGTTCCTGGCTTGTGATGCAAATGTAAAAAGTAAAGTTGTAGCCAGAAAAAACCTTTCATCAGCCGTACTAGGTGGAGAAGGTCTGTTTAATCTGAGTTTGCAGGGAAATGGTGTAGCTGCACTGGAGTCTAATGTTCCTGAAGATGAATTGATTGAAGTCCTCTTGGAAAATGATGAACTGAAAATTGATGGAAATCTTGCTGTATGCTGGTCATCCAATCTTGAATTCACCGTAGAAAGATCTACCAAAACACTTGTAGGATCTGCAGTTAGCGGAGAGGGTCTGGTAAATGTTTATCGGGGAACAGGACGAGTACTGATGTGTCCGGTCGCACCGACAACTTCCTTGTTTGAGTCCACCAACACCATGGCTGCAAAAGCTGCCGCTAAATCCAGCAATACATTTGGAAAATAA